A DNA window from Pleuronectes platessa chromosome 19, fPlePla1.1, whole genome shotgun sequence contains the following coding sequences:
- the LOC128462300 gene encoding bone morphogenetic protein 7: MSFAFTVSIMLLGSSAVVAFVLQPSNEEPATSAISCHGESLESIRKSLLRALNLEAEPRLPAGGLHAIREQWQRSTSHRAKVAAAAATPDSRDGENRLRCCSVASQIFMKDLGWDNWVIHPSSLTIVQCALCNPEMNTVQCPSSHTNGQESDTQVQVPCCQPSSQELVPIVYVDESSTVIISSVQLTRSCGCGPGANRE, translated from the exons ATGTCCTTTGCGTTCACCGTCTCGATAATGCTTCTGGGCTCTTCGGCCGTGGTTGCGTTTGTCTTGCAGCCATCCAATGAAGAACCTGCAACCTCTGCCATCAG TTGCCATGGCGAGTCATTGGAGTCCATCAGGAAGAGTCTCCTCAGGGCTCTCAACCTGGAGGCCGAGCCTCGGCTTCCTGCTGGCGGGCTGCACGCTATCAGAGAGCAATGGCAGCGCTCCACTTCTCACAGAGCCAAAGTTGCTGCAG CTGCAGCAACCCCTGACTCACGTGATGGAGAAAACCGTCTGAGGTGCTGCTCCGTGGCCTCTCAGATCTTCATGAAAG ATCTTGGCTGGGACAACTGGGTGATCCATCCCTCCAGCCTCACCATTGTTCAGTGTGCACTCTGCAACCCTGAGATGAACACCGTGCAATGTCCATCATCCCACACCAATGGCCAGGAGTCCGACACACAG GTCCAGGTGCCATGTTGTCAGCCCAGCTCCCAGGAATTGGTGCCCATCGTCTACGTGGACGAGTCCAGCACTgtcatcatttcctctgtgcagCTGACCCGCAGCTGCGGCTGTGGACCTGGAGCCAACAGAGAGTAA